One genomic window of Halobellus limi includes the following:
- a CDS encoding DNA-binding protein, whose translation MTDPHTAVTTDDSRGFDPGDRDEPAAADAPEHVCEDCGRRFYTADLLVLHRGVTHPEALDDAERDAYREAYAAEERAIRSFRIRALGILVALYFGFLFLYVVYAS comes from the coding sequence ATGACCGATCCACACACCGCCGTCACGACCGACGACTCCCGCGGGTTCGACCCCGGCGACCGGGACGAACCAGCCGCGGCCGACGCCCCCGAACACGTCTGTGAGGACTGCGGGCGGCGGTTCTACACCGCGGACCTGCTCGTCCTGCACCGCGGCGTGACGCACCCCGAGGCGCTCGACGACGCCGAGCGAGACGCCTATCGGGAGGCCTACGCCGCCGAGGAGCGCGCGATCCGCTCGTTCCGCATCCGCGCGCTGGGGATCCTCGTCGCACTGTACTTCGGCTTCCTCTTTCTCTACGTGGTCTATGCCTCGTGA
- the gatD gene encoding Glu-tRNA(Gln) amidotransferase subunit GatD, with product MNPGDRVRVERAGVTNEGVLMPSSTPDHLVVKLDGGYNVGIAREDADVDVLESDAHDVEAAQSESAESEIAFDEDLPTVSLISTGGTIASTVDYRTGAVTAQFDAEDVLRAVPDLAGRANYRGRVVTNILSENMTPAVWKELAEAVAEEIRAGADGVVVMHGTDTMQFSASALSYMLDTPVPIVFTGSQRSADRPSSDNVMNAVCAVEAAKADAAEVLVCMHASTSDDACALHRGTRVRKNHTSRRDAFETVGAEPLGRVEYDTETVEFRRDYAERGAVDLDVGLELNENVDLLKFTPGFDTERYAELLRSADLDGLVVEGTGLGHVHTDLIPVLEDLVDDGVVVAMTSQCLEGRVCDRVYDTGRDLLDAGVVEAGDTLPGTAKVKLMWALANRDDPAEAMRRSVAGELQERSVPWT from the coding sequence ATGAACCCCGGAGACCGCGTCCGCGTCGAGCGCGCGGGCGTCACGAACGAGGGCGTCCTGATGCCCTCCTCGACGCCGGACCACCTCGTCGTCAAACTCGACGGCGGGTACAACGTCGGGATCGCGCGCGAGGACGCCGACGTGGACGTCCTCGAATCGGACGCCCACGACGTCGAGGCCGCACAGTCCGAGTCCGCGGAGAGCGAGATCGCCTTCGACGAGGACCTCCCGACGGTTTCTCTCATCTCGACCGGCGGGACCATCGCGTCGACGGTCGACTACCGCACGGGCGCGGTCACGGCGCAGTTCGACGCCGAGGACGTGCTCCGGGCCGTCCCCGACCTCGCCGGCCGCGCCAACTACCGCGGTCGGGTCGTCACGAACATCCTCTCGGAGAACATGACGCCCGCGGTGTGGAAGGAACTCGCGGAGGCCGTCGCCGAGGAGATCCGCGCGGGCGCGGACGGCGTCGTCGTGATGCACGGCACCGACACGATGCAGTTCTCCGCCTCGGCGCTGTCGTACATGCTCGACACGCCGGTTCCGATCGTCTTCACGGGCAGTCAGCGCTCGGCTGACCGCCCCTCTTCGGACAACGTGATGAACGCCGTCTGCGCGGTCGAGGCCGCGAAGGCCGACGCCGCCGAGGTGCTGGTCTGTATGCACGCCTCGACGTCCGACGACGCCTGCGCGCTCCACCGCGGCACGCGCGTCCGCAAGAACCACACCTCCCGACGCGACGCCTTCGAGACGGTCGGGGCGGAACCGCTCGGGAGGGTCGAGTACGACACCGAGACGGTCGAGTTCCGTCGCGACTACGCCGAGCGCGGCGCGGTCGACCTCGACGTGGGTCTCGAACTGAACGAGAACGTCGACCTGCTGAAGTTCACGCCCGGGTTCGACACGGAGCGGTACGCGGAGCTGCTCCGATCCGCGGATCTGGACGGACTGGTGGTCGAAGGGACCGGCCTCGGTCACGTCCACACGGACCTGATCCCCGTCCTGGAGGACCTCGTCGACGACGGCGTCGTCGTCGCGATGACGAGCCAGTGCTTGGAGGGCCGCGTCTGCGACCGCGTCTACGACACGGGTCGCGACCTGCTGGACGCCGGCGTCGTCGAGGCCGGCGACACCCTGCCGGGAACGGCGAAAGTGAAGCTGATGTGGGCGCTCGCGAACCGCGACGATCCGGCCGAGGCGATGCGGCGCTCGGTCGCCGGCGAGTTGCAGGAGCGCTCCGTCCCCTGGACGTAA